The Shewanella mesophila genome contains the following window.
TTTAACCACTTTAAATTGCGATATGTCGCCACCAAATTCATGTAGGCGCTTAACCGCCCAAGGTGACATGATCGTCTTTAAGTAGCGCTCAGGAATGTTGTACTCCTTTTGCAATAGCTCTGCGTCTTCCTCTGGATTGAATAGACAAAATGGATGGTCATTCACAGGACTTCGAACGCCGTTCGCACTCAATATATAGATGGGAACATGTTGCATTAAGGATTTCAGTTTTTCAGCGAGCGACGACTTACCACCACCGACAGGGCCGAGAAGGTAAAGGATCTGCTTCGATTCCTCTAACCCTTGGGCCGAGTGTTTTAGGTAGGCGACGATCTGTTCAATCGCTTCTTCCATGCCGTAGAAGTCTTTGAACGCGGGATAACGTGAGATCAATCGGTTAGAAAATATTCGACTCAGCACGGAATCTTTAGAGGTATCGATCACTTCGGGTTGACCGATCGCGATTAATAATCGCTCCGCTGCGGATGCATAGGCGGTACGATCTTCTTTACATAAGGTTAAAAACTCTTGTAAAGAATACTCTTCGTCTAATTTTTTTTCATAGCGCTGTTGATAATGCTCAAATATGCCCATTTTTCACCCCCTGAAACGCCAACGATATATCGTAAGGAACAACTGATATTCAGCGACCTACTCTTAATAATAGACGTTAAATGTGACGAGGCTAGGAAAAAAGTATAATAAAAACAATAACAAAACATTGCAAATGCAACAGTTGCATATGTTGTATTACCTTAAACTGATGAGAATAGTCTGTTTTTAGACATAAAAAAGGGAGCCATTAATGGCTCCCTTTTCTGTGTGGTATCGATTAACCAGCGAAGTTACTGTTAACGAATTCCCAGTTAACCAGTTCCCAGAAGTGTGCTAGGTAATCTGGACGCACGTTACGGTAATCGATGTAGTATGCATGTTCCCACACATCAACTGTCATTAATGGTGTTACACCTTCATCAGTTAGCGGCGTAGCAGCATTGCTGGTGTTTACGATAGCAACGCTACCATCAGCATTTTTAACTAACCAAGTCCAAGCGCTACCAAAATTGTTCACAGCTGCATCTGTGAATTGTGCTTTAAATGCATCGAAAGAACCGAACGCAGCATCGATTGCTGCCGCTACTTCACCAGTAGCCGCGCCGCCACCGTTAGGTGATAGGCAGTTCCAGTAGAAAGTGTGGTTCCAGATCTGAGCAGCATTATTGAAAATACCACCAGTAGAAGTTTTGATGATCTCTTCTAGGCTTTTTTCTGCAAGTTCGGTACCTTCAACTAGACCGTTTAGCTTCACGACATAAGTGTTGTGATGCTTACCATAGTGGTACTCAATAGTTTCTTGGGAAATATGGGGCTCTAGTGCGTTTTTTGCATAAGGAAGTGCTGGTAATTCAAAAGCCATGTTTTTTCTCCATTGACATTCAATTGTCTTTTTAGGTTTGCTCACTCGGCACATTCTACCTGATAAAATTGTGATGTGAATCATTGTTTGGCCGATTTCTTCGATTAATTCAATCGGCATATTGCTTGGTTTAAAAACCATAAAAAAAGTAGGTTTTTGTTCTGGCCTTTCCTGACGTACAATAGACCAAATTGTTTAAGTAGCTTAAGTTGCACTATTTAGGAAAGAATATGGAAACGAATGAAACCGTAGAAAAAATCAAACTGCAAATTGCTGAAAACCCAATCATTGTCTATATGAAAGGTTCTCCTAAGTTACCTAGCTGTGGATTCTCTTCTCAAGTTGCTCAGCTTATGATCAATTGCGGTGCACAGTTTGCGTATGTCGATATTTTGCAGCATCCAGATATCCGCAGCGAATTGCCTAAGTATGCAAACTGGCCAACCTTCCCACAACTATGGGTTGAGGGTGAACTAGTTGGCGGTTGTGACATTCTGACCGAAATGTATCAAAAGGGTGAGCTACAAACCTTGATTAATGACACTGCGGCTAAGTATCCAGCTGCGCAAGCTGATGCGTAAATTAGCTTAAGTGCATGTAAGCCCTTCAATTGAAGGGCTTTTTTATTGCTGCTGTTGTTCCGTCCTGAGATAAACTGACACTTTGGCGGCTTATTTATGAAAGTTCAGTGTCCCATCTTGAGACGGATATAAACAATGATTATTCGGTGATGGTTTGACTAGGCTTAGGCATAGGCAATAGCAGATTCATCGTAATGGCGACGATGCCGCAAAGACTGATCCCTGTAAGGCTAAATGAGCCTATACCAAAGGCCATACCGCCAATTCCGAAGACCAGCGTGACTCCAACAATACAGAGGTTTCTTGGTTCACCAAGATCGACGTGATTCCTAATTAGCGAGTTCAAACCTACCGCAGCAATAGAACCAAAGAGTAAACACATGATGCCGCCCATCACTGGCACCGGGATAGTTTGCATTAATGCGCCTAATTTACCGACAAACGCTAAGGTGATTGCCGTAATGGCTGTCCAGGTCATGATCCGTGGGTCAAAGCTTTTAGTGAGTGTTACCGCGCCAGTGACTTCAGAGTAAGTAGTATTTGGTGGTCCACCTAATGCGGATGCGGCGATTGTCGCGATGCCGTCGCCACTGAGAGTACGATGCAGTCCTGGCTTCTTAATATAGTCTTTGCCTGTGACATTTGATATTGCCAAAATATCACCGATATGTTCAACCGCTGGGGCAATTGCTACAGGGATCATAAAGGCTACGGCGTGCCAATTAAACTCTGGCGCAACGAAGTTTGGTATAGCAAACCAATTGGCATTATGAACCGGTGAGAAATCGACAATGCCAAATATCAGGCTGAGACTATAGCCGACAATGATCCCTGCTAATATCGGCATCAATTTAGCAATGCCTTTAGCAAATATAGCAACGCCAATGGTCGAAAGCAGAGATGCTAATGAGATGATGAGTGCGTGGTTACCATCGACTAAGGTTAAACTTCCGTCACCGCTCTTACCCAGTGCCATATTGACGGCAACAGGCGCGAGTCCTAGGCCAATAACGATAATGACTGGGCCGACGACGACCGGTGGCAGTAAGCGTTTAATGAAGTTATCGCCGCGTAATTTAACCACGCTTGCTAATATGAGGTAGACGAAACCCGCGGCCATGAGTCCGCCCATTGTTGAGGGGATCCCCCAAGTTTGGACGCCGTATAGTATTGGCGCAATGAAAGCAAAAGAGGAGGCCAAAAATATCGGGACTTGGCGTTTGGTCACGAGCTGGAAAAGCAGGGTTCCAATACCGGCTGTAAATAGTGCGACATTGGTATCTAATCCGGTTAATAGCGGCATGAGCACCAGCGCACCAAAGGCAACAAATAACATTTGTGCGCCTTGTAGCGGAATAGCTAAACGATTCATTATTAATCTCTTTTTATAAGTTTTTGTAGGGTAAACCGGTTAATGTTAACGTCTTGATGCTTCTTTTGCATCCTTGTTGATCACATTCTGGTGTTCTCACTAAAAAAAATCGTCATGACAGGTAAAGCGAACAGGCATGATTTAGGCTTGTGTGTTACACTGCCGCCATTGTATTTGGTTGAAGAATTGATACGGATGTTCAAGAGTCTTATTTATGTTTTTTATATGACGCTGTTGGTGATGAGCGTTAATCTTGCCAGCGCCTCGGAGTTGCTTCAGCTCAATGAGAGTGCTGTTAAGGTAGAGAACCGTACAACGCAAACTAAAAATGACGCTCTGAAACAAGCATTTAAGAATGTCTTGTTGAAAAACTCGGGGAGCCCAAACGCATTTTCAGTTCCTAGTATTGCCGCTGCGATAAATAATCCAACTGCGTATATTCGTCAATTTGGTTATCAAGAGATTGACGGGCAACTCTATTTGAACGTGTCATTTGATCACCAAAAAATCATTAAACTGCTGCGTGATGAGCAGTTACCCGTTTGGGGCAAGCAGAGACCATTAACTCTGTTTTGGTTGAGTCAAGAACAGCACGGCGAACGTGCTGTTGTAAGTGATGCCTCGATTTTAGAGAGTCGCCGCTATATTGGTGAACTGACAGCTGAGCTTGGGGTGCCGGTGTTATTGCCTATCATGGATCTAGATGATTCTATGCTGGTCAGTGTGACCGACATTCGTGGTATGTTTGCTGACCAAGTTGCGGTTGCGTCCGCACGGTACAATAGCGATTATTTTGTTATGGCTTCGATAGATGCCGCTGCTGACAGCCAAGTCAGTTATAGTATGGTACTGTATCCCACTGTATCGGGTGATGCATTGTTTAACCCCTTGGCGCAGCGTTCCGGCACGGCGCTT
Protein-coding sequences here:
- a CDS encoding DUF2066 domain-containing protein, whose product is MFKSLIYVFYMTLLVMSVNLASASELLQLNESAVKVENRTTQTKNDALKQAFKNVLLKNSGSPNAFSVPSIAAAINNPTAYIRQFGYQEIDGQLYLNVSFDHQKIIKLLRDEQLPVWGKQRPLTLFWLSQEQHGERAVVSDASILESRRYIGELTAELGVPVLLPIMDLDDSMLVSVTDIRGMFADQVAVASARYNSDYFVMASIDAAADSQVSYSMVLYPTVSGDALFNPLAQRSGTALDANAAINEIFTALSEYYVSRYAVADSGESLMTQLIFTDITERKQLVDIEKYLAQLSAVKSVRLTQLRGVSAEFSVQLFGTEDDLFRLLKLESKIKSQPVTVPVSLGKGDPLAPSQSETINYIWLGH
- the grxD gene encoding Grx4 family monothiol glutaredoxin — translated: METNETVEKIKLQIAENPIIVYMKGSPKLPSCGFSSQVAQLMINCGAQFAYVDILQHPDIRSELPKYANWPTFPQLWVEGELVGGCDILTEMYQKGELQTLINDTAAKYPAAQADA
- the sodB gene encoding superoxide dismutase [Fe]; amino-acid sequence: MAFELPALPYAKNALEPHISQETIEYHYGKHHNTYVVKLNGLVEGTELAEKSLEEIIKTSTGGIFNNAAQIWNHTFYWNCLSPNGGGAATGEVAAAIDAAFGSFDAFKAQFTDAAVNNFGSAWTWLVKNADGSVAIVNTSNAATPLTDEGVTPLMTVDVWEHAYYIDYRNVRPDYLAHFWELVNWEFVNSNFAG
- a CDS encoding uracil-xanthine permease family protein, with amino-acid sequence MNRLAIPLQGAQMLFVAFGALVLMPLLTGLDTNVALFTAGIGTLLFQLVTKRQVPIFLASSFAFIAPILYGVQTWGIPSTMGGLMAAGFVYLILASVVKLRGDNFIKRLLPPVVVGPVIIVIGLGLAPVAVNMALGKSGDGSLTLVDGNHALIISLASLLSTIGVAIFAKGIAKLMPILAGIIVGYSLSLIFGIVDFSPVHNANWFAIPNFVAPEFNWHAVAFMIPVAIAPAVEHIGDILAISNVTGKDYIKKPGLHRTLSGDGIATIAASALGGPPNTTYSEVTGAVTLTKSFDPRIMTWTAITAITLAFVGKLGALMQTIPVPVMGGIMCLLFGSIAAVGLNSLIRNHVDLGEPRNLCIVGVTLVFGIGGMAFGIGSFSLTGISLCGIVAITMNLLLPMPKPSQTITE